GCACTCGATCCCTGGCCCGGCGCCTATTTCGAGCATGGAGGCGAGCGGATCAAGGTGCTCGCCGCCGAGACGCGCGCCGGCAATGCGGCACCCGGCACCGTGCTGGATGAGCGCCTGACGGTCGCCTCGGGCGAGGGTGCCATCGGTCTGTTGCGATTGCAGCGGCCCGGGCGCCAGCCGATGCCGGCCGAGGCACTCCTGCGCGGTTATCCCATCGCTCCCGGCACGGTGCTCGCCTGATGCCCCGCTACCGGCTCACCCTGGAATATGACGGTAGCCAGCTCGTCGGCTGGCAGCGCCAGACCAACGGACCGTCGGTGCAGCAGCACCTCGAAGAAGCGATCCAGAAATTCTGCGGCCAGACCGTGCTGGCCCACGCCGCCGGCCGCACCGATGCCGGCGTGCACGCCTTGGGTCAGGTGGCCCATATCGATCTCGTCGGCGAGATGGCGACCGATACCTTGCGCGAGGCGGTCAACTATCACCTGAAGCCGCAGCCGATCGCGATCCTGGAAGCGGTCGCGGCCGGCCCCTCTTTCCATGCGCGCTTCTCCGCGACCTTGAGAGCCTATCGCTATCGCATCGTCAACCGGCGCGCACCCTTGACCCTGGAGCGCGGTCGCGCCTGGCTCGTCACCCGCCCGCTCGATACGGTGGCCATGCACGAGGCGGCACAGGGTCTCGTCGGCCGCCACGACTTCACCAGCTTCCGCGCCGGACAGTGCCAGGCGAAGTCGCCGGTGAAGACCTTGGACCGGCTCGAGGTCGAAAGGGCGGGCGAAGAGGTGGCGATCGTCGCCGAGGCCCGCTCGTTCCTGCACCATCAGGTGCGCAACATGGTCGGCAGCCTGCGCCTGGTGGGCGAGGGCAAATGGACCGCGCATGATCTGGCGAAGGCGCTCGCCGCCCGCGACCGTGCCGCCGCCGGGGCCACGGCGCCGCCGGATGGTCTCTATCTCACCCGGGTCGAATACGGGGTGGCGCTAGCCGCGGATGCTGGCGGCGAGGCCGTTGACCAGGACGCCTAGGCTCAAGTCCATCAGCACCAAGCCGGCCGCGGTGCCGCCGGAAACCTCGAGCCCGACCTTGGCGATGTACCATTGGAAATGCAGGATCGCCACCAGCGCCACTAGGGCCGCCACGGCGCCGATCGGCTCCGGCAGGACGCCCACCCAGCGCAGTGCCGCCACCACCAGAAATAGCAGGATCTGCAAGAGGCCGGCCCAATTGTAGGGCACCATGTAGTCGAAATAGCGCGGCCCGCGCCCGAGCCAATCCGCCATGAAGACCATGATCAGCGGATAGGCCGTCCAGGAGATGACGTAGGCGATCGCCTCGACCACCAGGATGCGGGTGAGATGGTCGGCGAGCTCGGCACGCTCGCTCGACAAGAGCAACAGCATGAGATGCGCCGGTGCCGCCAGCGCGGCGGCGCAGAAGCTGCGCCAGAATCCGCTCTGGCTGCGGTCGAAGAATTCGATCCCGCTCGGATCGGATCGCCACAGGCGCAGGGCGCCGGTGAGCGCCGCCATGACCTCGGCGCGGCTCGCGATCACGATCGGAACATCGCCACGAGGCGGGGGATTGCCTTGGACGGCATCAGTCGCGCAGGAGCTCGTTGATCGAGGTCTTCGCCCGCGTCTGCTCGTCCACGCGCTTGACGATGACGGCGCAATAGAGCGACGGCCCCGGCGCGCCACCCGGAAGCGGCTTGCCCGGCAGGCTGCCCGGCACCACGACCGAGTAGGCGGGCACGCGGCCCATGAAGACCTCGCCGGTGGAGCGGTCGACGATCTTGGTGGTGGCGCTCAAATAGACGCCCATCGACAAGACCGAGCCGGTCTCGACGATGACACCTTCCACCACCTCGCTGCGCGCGCCGATGAAGCAATTGTCCTCGATGATCACCGGATTGGCCTGCAAGGGCTCGAGCACGCCGCCGATGCCGGCACCGCCGGAGAGGTGGCAGTTCCGGCCGATCTGCGCGCAGGAGCCGACCGTGGCCCAGGTGTCGACCATGGTGCCCTTGTCGACATAGGCGCCGACATTGACGAAGCTCGGCATCAGCACCACGCCCGGGGCGATGAAGGCCGAGCGGCGGACGATGCAATTCGGCACCGCGCGGAATCCCGCACTCTTGAATCGGTTCTCGCCCCAGCCGGCGAACTTCGAAGGCACCTTGTCGAACCAGGGCGTGCTGTCGCCCGGACCGCCTTGTACCAGCGCATTCTCGTAGAGCCGGAACGAGAGCAGCACGGCCTTCTTCAGGTATTGATGCACCTGCCAGCCCTTGTCGGTCTTCTCGGCCACCCGGAGCCGCCCGGCGTCGAGCCCATCCAAGGCCGCCTCGACGGCCTCCCGCACGGCGCCGGCCGAAGGCCCGAGCTTGTCGCGGGTCTCCCAGGCAGCATCGATGGCGGCGGCGAGCTCGGCGGTCATGGTCCTAGGTCCTGGCAGGGGGTAGAGCGGGCGCGAGAATGTGCCGGAGCATGGGGCCAAGTCAACGGTATGAGGCGACGCCCTCGAGCCAGGCCGGCAGGTCGTCGGTCCTATAGTGGATATGCCCGGCATCCTCGCCCGGTGCCGCCCAGTCATGCTCGGTCTTCACCCACACGGTGGTCATGCCGAGAGCGTGCGCCGGCTTCAAGTTGATCGCCATGTCCTCGACCATCGCCGTCCGCTCGGCCTCGATGCCATGGCGCTCGATCAACGCAAGGTAGGGTGCGGGATCCGGCTTCGGCACATAGTCGGAGGCGACGATGTCGTGGATCGCTTCGAAATGCCGGCCGATGCCGAGGCGCTCCAGGATGCGCTCGGCATGGGGAACCGAGCCGTTGGTGAAGACCAGCTTGCGGCCGCCGAGGTTGGCCAGCGCCTGATCCAGGAGCGGCGCCGGCGCCATCACGGCCACATCGATGTCGTGTACGAAGTCGAGGAACTCGGAGGGTTCGACCCCATGCTCGAGCATGAGACCCCTCAAGGTTGTGCCATGCCGGCGGAAGAGCGCGCGCTGGCGCTCCCGCGCCCCGGCCTCGTCGATCTGAAACAGCGACATGAGAAAGAGCGTGATGCGCCGCGAGACCTGGTCGAAGAGGCGCGAGCTCGAGGGATAGAGGGTATTGTCGAGATCGAAGATCCAGGCTTCCACATGCGGCAGGGATGGGGACGATGGCACCATGATTGGTCTATGGTGTCGCCTCGGCCCCGGCTCTGCAACCCTGGAAGAGCCCGGCGGCCGGCCGGATCGCCCGCCTGACGACGGACTTCGATGTCGAGCGCATTGACGAAAAGCCAATCCGAGGATGCCGAAGTTGCCGCCGCCTGCCGCCTGCTGGCGGCCGGCGGCACGCTTTGGCTGAGCCCGGGACCGGCCCTCATCATCGCTCCAGGGCCGACGGTCCGCGCCGCCAACAAGGCGGCGGCCGCGCTGGTGGATGCGCTCGCGGCCGGGGGGCTCCCAGGCCTCGCCGAGCTGGCCCAGCGCACGCTGGCGGGCGAGCCGCAGAGCGAGCGCCTGCAGATCCAGGCTGGCGGCGAAGCGATGACGGTCGAGCTGGTGCTGGCCCGGCTCGGCGCCGGCAGCGACGTGCTGATCCTCGGCCGCGATGCCACGCTCGACCAGAACCTCCGTAACGCGCTGGTGGAGTCGCGCCAGCGCTACAAGGACCTGGTGGAGATCTCCAGCGACTTCGTCTGGGAGACCGGAGCCGACGGCCGCTTCGTCTTCGTCTCCTCGAAAGGCGCGCTCGGATATTCGGCCGACGCGCTCGTGGGAAGCCCGCCCGATTCTCTGGCGCTCGACAGCCGCAGCGCCGGGCGCATGCCGTTCACGGCGCGCAGCCCGGTCGACTCGGTGGAGGTCTGGTGCCGAAACGCCGATGGCGGTGCTGTCTGCCTCGTCGCCTCGGCCGCCCCGCTCACCGATCAGGCCGGGGAATGGCGCGGTGCGCGCGGCGTCTGCCGCGACGTGACAGCCGAGCGCGAGCGCGAGGCTGCCTTCGCCCGCTCGCGCAACCGCCAGGTGCTGCTCGCCCGCCTGGTGCGCACCATCCGCGACGAGGTGGAGCCGCAGAACATGCTGGGTGCCGCCGCCACCACGACCGCACGCGCGCTGGGGGCGGCGGGCTGCGTGGTGTTCCGCAAATCCGCCGAGGAGTTCCTGCCCGCCGCCAGCCGCGGCCAGGTGCCGCCGGAGCCCGTCGTTCAAGCCATTCTGGCCAGCCTCGCCGACGCCGCCGGCGTGATCGCGATCGAGACCGAGGCGAGCGGCCGCGCGCTGGCCACGCCGACCTTCTACCGCCAGCGGCGAAACGGCGCGCTCTTGCTTTGGCGGGCATCGACCGACCGGCCCTGGGATGCCGAGGAGAGCGATCTCCTGGGCGACGTGGCGGGTCAGCTCGGCATCGCCTTCGAGCAGATCGCCGCCCATGAGGAGCTGACCCGGCTGTCCTCGACCGATGCGCTGACCGGGCTCATGAACCGCCGCACCTTCCTCCTCGCCCTCGAGCAGCGGATGGCCGCGGCCGCGCTGTCGCGCACGCAAGCCACCCTCGCCTATGTCGATCTCGACAACTTCAAGCAGGTGAACGACCGGCGCGGCCACCAAGCCGGCGACGAGGCGCTCCGCGAAGTGGCGCGCCTGCTCAGGGCCACGGTCAGGCCCGATGACCTGCTCGCGCGCCTCGGCGGCGATGAGTTCGCGCTGTGGCTGGAGCGCTCCGACGAGATCGCGGCGCGCGCTTTCGGCGAGCGGCTCATCGCCGTCGGCCGCGGCCTGTTGCCGCTGTCGGCCGACCCGGAGCGCCCCCTCGGCCTATCGGTCGGCATGGCGGTGCATGCGCCGGGCAAGGGCGAGGCCCTGGAGACGCTCATTGCCCGGGCGGATGCGACGATGTACGAGGTAAAGCGCACCGGGAAAGGACGATGCCTGATCGCGCCCGCCAGTGCCGGCGGCCAGCCGGCGACGCCTGCCTCCGAGAACGGCCGATGACAGCGCCCATGGATACTCCGGAGAACGTCGAGCGCGCGCCCAAGATCGGCTATGAGGAGGCCAAGCGCCTCGCCCGCCATGACCATCCGGGGGTGCGTCGCGCCCTTGCCGAGCGGGCCGACGTTCGCCCGGAGCTGCTCTACTTCCTCGCCGAAGACACCGACTTGACCGTCCGCCGCGCGGTCGCGCAGAACGCCGCGGCACCGCGTCAGGCCGATCTGGTGCTGGCCAGCGATCATGATGAGGGGGTGCGCTTCGAGCTCGCGAGCAAGATCGGACAGATGCCGCCGACGCGCAGCGGCGGCAGCAAGCAGCAGCTGAAGCAGCTCACCCTCGAAGTCCTGGACGTGCTGGCGCGCGACCAGATGGTGCGCGTGCGCCAGATCCTGGCTGAGGCCCTCAAGGACATCGCGGCGGCACCGCCCTCCGTCATCAATCGGCTGGCACGCGACAAGTCGCTGACGGTTGCCGGACCGATCCTCGAATTCTCGCCGGTGCTGACCGACACCGACCTCCTGGCGATCATCAGGGGACGGCCGGAGGCGGGAGCGCTGACGGCGATCGCCGGCCGCCGGCAAGTCTCGGCCGATGTCGCCGATGCGGTGGCATCCACCTTTGACGTTCCGGCGGTTTCCCGGCTGCTCTCGAATGCCAGCGCCCAGATCCGCGAAGAGACGCTCGATCGCATCATCGATCGCGCCCCGGCGGTGAGCGAATGGCATGCCCCCCTGGTGCAGCGTCCGCAGCTTTCCGCCCAGGCGGTCAAGCGCCTGGTGCACTTCGTCGCCGACTCGCTCTTGAAAGATCTGCAAGCGCGCAAGGATCTGAGCCAGGAGACGCTGAGCGCGGTGGCCGATATCGTGCACCAGCGCCTGGAAGGGACTGACGCCGACGCGGCGGCCGGCACCTCGGCTCCACGACCTTCCGCGGGGGAGGGTCGGGGAGGGGGTGGTTCCCAGCCCCTCCCAAAGGCCACTCCCGGCGTCGATCAGCTCAAGGAAGGCGCCTTGGACCGGGAGCGCCGCCGCGCCCGCGAGCTGCACGCAGCCGACCAGCTGACCGAGGCCAGCATCGCCGAAGAGCTCACCACCGGCAATCGGCCCTTCGTGGTGGCCGCCCTGGCGCTCGCCGCCTCCCTGCCGGAACCGCAGGTGCGCCAGATCCTCTCCGGGCACAACGCCAAGGCGGTGGTGGCGCTTACCTGGAAGGCGGGCTTCACCATGGCGCTCGCCTATGATCTGCAGATCCAGCTCGCCGGCATTCTGCCGCGGGCGGCCTTCGCGCCGGACGACAGCGGCGGCTACGGCATGAGCCCCGAGGAGCTGACCTGGCAGCTCGAGCTGTTCGAAAGCTAACCGCGGCGGATGATGGTGCCGACGCCGCGCTCGGTGAAGATCTCCAGAAGCTGTGCATGGAGCACGCGGCCGTCGAGAATGGTCGCCCCTTCGACGCCGCGCTCCACCGCCGCCACGCAGGTCTCGACCTTGGGGATCATGCCGCCGGAGATGGTGCCGTCGGCGATCAGCGCCTTCACCTCGCTCAGGGTCAGCTCGGAGATGAGGCGCTTGTTCTTGTCGAGCACGCCGGCGACGTCGGTCAGCAACAACAGCCGGGTCGCGGCGACGGCGCCGGCGACCGCACCGGCCACCGTGTCGGCGTTGATGTTGTAGGTCTCGCCCTTGGGTCCAAGCCCGATCGGCGCGATCACCGGGATGATGCCGGACTTCGCCAGGATGCGCAGGATTTCGGCATCGATCTCGGTCGGCTCGCCGACGAAGCCCAAGTCGAGGATCTTCTCGATGTTCGAGTCGGGATCGACCTTGGTGCGGCGCAGCTTGCGTGCCTGAATGAGCCGGCAATCCTTCCCCGAGAGCCCGATGGCCAGCCCGCCGGCATCGTGAATGGCGGCGGCGATCTGCTTGTTGATGGCCCCCGACAGCACCATCTCGACGATCTCCACCGTCTCCCGGTCGGTGACGCGAAGACCGTCGATGAACTCGCTCTTGATCTTGAGCCGCTCCAGCATCTGGCCGATCTGCGGGCCCCCGCCATGCACGACGATGGGGTTGACGCCGATCTGCCGCAGCAAGACGACGTCGCGGGCGAAGCCGCGCGCCACCGTGTCGTCGCCCATGGCGTGGCCGCCATATTTGATAACGAATGTCTTGCCGGAAAAGCGCCGCATGAAGGGCAGCGCCTCGGACAGCACCTTGGCCTTGGCGAGCAGCTCGTCTTGCGGGGGGGAATCGGGCGAGGTCATTGGCGCGGGCGACATTAGCGGAGGCGGGGCGGTCTTGAGAAGCCCGATCAGACCGGCAGCGCCGGCGTCTCGAAGACCAGGCCGTGGATGGCGACGAGAACGCCCCAGAGCGCCGCGGCAAGGGCCACGCGCCACCAGCCGATCTCCGAGGCGACCAGACGGTTGCGCCCGGCCCGGATCGCGGCGAAGGGCAGGATCGAGGTGACCGCCTCGAAGCGTTGCCAGTCGGCGCCGCCGGTCCGCGCCCGCTTGCGATCGATGCTGAACATGCCGGCGACCGCGGTGAGGATGATCGAGGCAAAGAACAGGCTGGAGGCGAGATCGCCATTGGCCAGGAGATGGGCGCCGGCCCAGAGCGCGAACGCCCACAGCATGGGATGCCGGGTGATGCGGAGCACACCCCTGGCCGGCTCCGGTTGGGCGAGCGCGCCGGCGGCGCCGACCGCCGTTGGATTGCGCATGGTCACCGCACCGACGAAGAAGAAGAGCGCCACCGGCATGACCAGGGCCGGAACCCACAGCATCCACGTCTCGACGACACGCAGCCCGTAGAAGGTTTCGTGGGTCGAGGCCGCGCCATAGGTCCGCGCCAGCCAAACGAGGCCGATGGCGGAGAGCGCCGAGAACAGGATGCGAAACCCGTCCTCGCCGATCCGTCGGGCGACGACCCAGCGCAAGGGCGATCCGGCCAGGCCGAGATGGAGGACGAGCCAGAACCCGACCGCCACGATCAGCCAATTCATCTCCGGGCTCATGGG
The Pseudomonadota bacterium DNA segment above includes these coding regions:
- the truA gene encoding tRNA pseudouridine(38-40) synthase TruA, yielding MPRYRLTLEYDGSQLVGWQRQTNGPSVQQHLEEAIQKFCGQTVLAHAAGRTDAGVHALGQVAHIDLVGEMATDTLREAVNYHLKPQPIAILEAVAAGPSFHARFSATLRAYRYRIVNRRAPLTLERGRAWLVTRPLDTVAMHEAAQGLVGRHDFTSFRAGQCQAKSPVKTLDRLEVERAGEEVAIVAEARSFLHHQVRNMVGSLRLVGEGKWTAHDLAKALAARDRAAAGATAPPDGLYLTRVEYGVALAADAGGEAVDQDA
- the dapD gene encoding 2,3,4,5-tetrahydropyridine-2,6-dicarboxylate N-succinyltransferase, with the translated sequence MTAELAAAIDAAWETRDKLGPSAGAVREAVEAALDGLDAGRLRVAEKTDKGWQVHQYLKKAVLLSFRLYENALVQGGPGDSTPWFDKVPSKFAGWGENRFKSAGFRAVPNCIVRRSAFIAPGVVLMPSFVNVGAYVDKGTMVDTWATVGSCAQIGRNCHLSGGAGIGGVLEPLQANPVIIEDNCFIGARSEVVEGVIVETGSVLSMGVYLSATTKIVDRSTGEVFMGRVPAYSVVVPGSLPGKPLPGGAPGPSLYCAVIVKRVDEQTRAKTSINELLRD
- a CDS encoding pyrimidine 5'-nucleotidase, whose protein sequence is MVPSSPSLPHVEAWIFDLDNTLYPSSSRLFDQVSRRITLFLMSLFQIDEAGARERQRALFRRHGTTLRGLMLEHGVEPSEFLDFVHDIDVAVMAPAPLLDQALANLGGRKLVFTNGSVPHAERILERLGIGRHFEAIHDIVASDYVPKPDPAPYLALIERHGIEAERTAMVEDMAINLKPAHALGMTTVWVKTEHDWAAPGEDAGHIHYRTDDLPAWLEGVASYR
- a CDS encoding diguanylate cyclase; protein product: MSSALTKSQSEDAEVAAACRLLAAGGTLWLSPGPALIIAPGPTVRAANKAAAALVDALAAGGLPGLAELAQRTLAGEPQSERLQIQAGGEAMTVELVLARLGAGSDVLILGRDATLDQNLRNALVESRQRYKDLVEISSDFVWETGADGRFVFVSSKGALGYSADALVGSPPDSLALDSRSAGRMPFTARSPVDSVEVWCRNADGGAVCLVASAAPLTDQAGEWRGARGVCRDVTAEREREAAFARSRNRQVLLARLVRTIRDEVEPQNMLGAAATTTARALGAAGCVVFRKSAEEFLPAASRGQVPPEPVVQAILASLADAAGVIAIETEASGRALATPTFYRQRRNGALLLWRASTDRPWDAEESDLLGDVAGQLGIAFEQIAAHEELTRLSSTDALTGLMNRRTFLLALEQRMAAAALSRTQATLAYVDLDNFKQVNDRRGHQAGDEALREVARLLRATVRPDDLLARLGGDEFALWLERSDEIAARAFGERLIAVGRGLLPLSADPERPLGLSVGMAVHAPGKGEALETLIARADATMYEVKRTGKGRCLIAPASAGGQPATPASENGR
- a CDS encoding DUF2336 domain-containing protein, which produces MTAPMDTPENVERAPKIGYEEAKRLARHDHPGVRRALAERADVRPELLYFLAEDTDLTVRRAVAQNAAAPRQADLVLASDHDEGVRFELASKIGQMPPTRSGGSKQQLKQLTLEVLDVLARDQMVRVRQILAEALKDIAAAPPSVINRLARDKSLTVAGPILEFSPVLTDTDLLAIIRGRPEAGALTAIAGRRQVSADVADAVASTFDVPAVSRLLSNASAQIREETLDRIIDRAPAVSEWHAPLVQRPQLSAQAVKRLVHFVADSLLKDLQARKDLSQETLSAVADIVHQRLEGTDADAAAGTSAPRPSAGEGRGGGGSQPLPKATPGVDQLKEGALDRERRRARELHAADQLTEASIAEELTTGNRPFVVAALALAASLPEPQVRQILSGHNAKAVVALTWKAGFTMALAYDLQIQLAGILPRAAFAPDDSGGYGMSPEELTWQLELFES
- the argB gene encoding acetylglutamate kinase, coding for MSPAPMTSPDSPPQDELLAKAKVLSEALPFMRRFSGKTFVIKYGGHAMGDDTVARGFARDVVLLRQIGVNPIVVHGGGPQIGQMLERLKIKSEFIDGLRVTDRETVEIVEMVLSGAINKQIAAAIHDAGGLAIGLSGKDCRLIQARKLRRTKVDPDSNIEKILDLGFVGEPTEIDAEILRILAKSGIIPVIAPIGLGPKGETYNINADTVAGAVAGAVAATRLLLLTDVAGVLDKNKRLISELTLSEVKALIADGTISGGMIPKVETCVAAVERGVEGATILDGRVLHAQLLEIFTERGVGTIIRRG
- a CDS encoding NnrU family protein, translated to MSPEMNWLIVAVGFWLVLHLGLAGSPLRWVVARRIGEDGFRILFSALSAIGLVWLARTYGAASTHETFYGLRVVETWMLWVPALVMPVALFFFVGAVTMRNPTAVGAAGALAQPEPARGVLRITRHPMLWAFALWAGAHLLANGDLASSLFFASIILTAVAGMFSIDRKRARTGGADWQRFEAVTSILPFAAIRAGRNRLVASEIGWWRVALAAALWGVLVAIHGLVFETPALPV